The following proteins come from a genomic window of Asterias amurensis chromosome 15, ASM3211899v1:
- the LOC139948046 gene encoding ciliary microtubule inner protein 2B-like: protein MNSVFVSLIELVFLSIPQLVCVRCRVLGELKNWHILCFKLFIVESYRKSASMPLWSKGKSVLMTPDPYHTPGYCGFCPQFKFQIGETFGKTTSRLLTNPNVACSGRPVLADISPAKDTDSPGTSATARLAARGVLLRGRKASFGDQKLGERMVPGYTGYIPKGEHYFGDRYAENSRNAIAEFERDQRCHKGKTDAMQRVRHIQAGRVQPTTEEKKISPLSCGGPLLPLKKDATSFVYGKPNEQQHSTSPYYMANHDPQKFFMSGYTGFIPKARGLIGMGYPIITNCALSEFTYDPLQAVSNAEVPHRGIIKLPRLDPNQIYPTESGLVPHYTGHIPGQKFRYGTTFGHSTCNAKRVQVRMNEAISSK, encoded by the exons ATgaattctgtttttgtttcgcTGATTGAGCTTGTCTTCCTTAGTATTCCACAGTTGGTTTGCGTACGGTGCAGAGTTTTGGGAGAGCTGAAAAACTGGCACATCTTGTGTTTCAAACTTTTCATAGTTGAGAGTTATAGGAAATCAGCAAGCATGCCACTGTGGAGTAAAGGGAAGAGCGTTTTAATGACGCCAGATCCATATCATACTCCCGG ATATTGCGGTTTTTGCCCCCAGTTCAAGTTCCAAATCGGAGAAACTTTCGGTAAAACTACTTCCCGCCTGCTAACCAACCCCAACGTAGCCTGCTCTGGCCGACCCGTTCTAGCGGACATCAGCCCGGCAAAAGACACCGATTCACCGGGGACTAGTGCTACAGCAAGGCTTGCAGCACGGGGTGTATTACTGAGAGGTAGAAAGGCTAGCTTTGGAGATCAGAAACTTGGTGAAAGGATGGTCCCTGGGTATACAG gctATATACCGAAAGGAGAACACTACTTTGGTGACCGCTATGCGGAGAATTCTCGCAATGCCATTGCTGAGTTTGAACGAGATCAGCGATGTCACAAAGGAAAGACAGATGCAATGCAAAGAGTGCGACACATCCAGGCTGGCCGTGTGCAGCCTACAACTGAAGAGAAAAAG ATCTCACCCTTGAGCTGCGGTGGTCCTCTGTTACCGCTCAAGAAAGATGCAACATCTTTTGTGTATGGAAAACCCAACGAGCAGCAACATTCTACTTCACCCTACTACATGGCAAACCATGACCCGCAGAAATTCTTCATGTCTG GTTACACTGGGTTCATACCTAAAGCACGTGGGCTGATAGGGATGGGTTACCCCATCATCACTAACTGTGCTCTGAGTGAATTCACCTACGATCCACTACAAGCAGTCAGTAACGCAGAG GTGCCACATCGGGGTATAATTAAACTACCCCGTCTGGATCCGAACCAAATCTACCCGACTGAATCTGGACTTGTGCCCCACTACACTGGACATATACCAG GTCAGAAGTTCCGATACGGCACAACATTTGGCCACAGCACCTGCAATGCCAAAAGAGTACAGGTTAGGATGAATGAAGCCATCTCATCTAAGTAA